CTTTATTTAAGATATTGGCAGTGGTACAATATTAGCAGCGAAGGCAGCTATCCCGGCCCTGATTATGGCGCAGTTCTGATTTCTGCTAATTATGGTTCGTGGGATACACTGGTTGAGAGATTCACCGGCTCGCTCAATTCATGGGGTACCGGACTTGCCACACTGACCCAATACGCCGGCAATACGGTCAAAATTAGATTTGTTCTATCTACTAACTATCTGTACCAAAGTATTGGATGGCGAATCGATGACATTACAATTGAAAAGCAAACCTTTGGCGCCTACGCCGGATGTGATAAGACTACTTGCAGTGGTGAGGCGGTTCAGTTGAATGCAATGGCCGGGTGTGGCGTAATGCCTCTGCACTACAAATGGACACCTGCGGCAGGGTTATCAGCCGATTCGGTTCTCAATCCAATTGCTTGCCCCGAGACAACTACCACCTATCTCTTGACCGTGACCGATAGTGATGATCCACCCACTATTTTATCTGACAGTGTGACTATCACCGTTATTCCGGTGCTGCAAATACAGCTTCTGCCACTGGGTTTAAGCGATACAATTCGCTACACACCCCTTTGCCTTGATATGAGAGGTTTGTTTGATAGTTGTGTATGGAACGGAGAGAAAAGTAATTGTAGCCTATGTCTATCTTTTGATACCAACGGAACCTACCCTATTGTGTTTGCGGGATTTATAGGCAATTGTGTCTATACAGCAGACACATCGGTGGTTTATATAGAAAGTTCAGTCCAAGAAGACAATTCACCCATATTACCCAACAGTTTAATCCTAAATCAGAATTATCCCAATCCATTCAATCCTTCGACTGTCATTGATTACTCGCTTCCGCACAAATCCCACGTAACGATTGGGAT
This Candidatus Zixiibacteriota bacterium DNA region includes the following protein-coding sequences:
- a CDS encoding T9SS type A sorting domain-containing protein, coding for MRLWIMLIALLICGTALADMQEPCTPVSSGCRVTTLRFDDFEQEPFNWGGWGWCDEASMLGPDTAKSRSHCMGTVCESNYGPSADYRLTSIDFVLPSVGTGEALYLRYWQWYNISSEGSYPGPDYGAVLISANYGSWDTLVERFTGSLNSWGTGLATLTQYAGNTVKIRFVLSTNYLYQSIGWRIDDITIEKQTFGAYAGCDKTTCSGEAVQLNAMAGCGVMPLHYKWTPAAGLSADSVLNPIACPETTTTYLLTVTDSDDPPTILSDSVTITVIPVLQIQLLPLGLSDTIRYTPLCLDMRGLFDSCVWNGEKSNCSLCLSFDTNGTYPIVFAGFIGNCVYTADTSVVYIESSVQEDNSPILPNSLILNQNYPNPFNPSTVIDYSLPHKSHVTIGIYNILGVKVRTVLEEIQSRGDHSVVWDGTGEGGDAMPSGVYFYKLTADGKESKRKMVLLK